A genome region from Populus alba chromosome 5, ASM523922v2, whole genome shotgun sequence includes the following:
- the LOC118029372 gene encoding uncharacterized protein, with product MTSAIGWYGPLVDLCKTDQHIGDIVQLLVFVHRSTPVQRPETVECASLVRLVHPYGSLLSKGVDELIEESQAGKTTLEKLCKVIKWVQRARSALNTIGSHSFVKPRNWKLPKQSESQNLLLLSEVLGLSNSCNAIFNASIGEIFLPITWRALDDSDMEKMFVSRRTTEDKDNSLAEDFICLGCHLCGTPMVSENGSICKQSNISLYCLKSPNHLHAVTLIYRPFMLYVWDESEYLPLLVRNKAAVVLFGNIRAERVYSCFRGQNRSHNSNQAYFCWENVKKGLVGSCSSDADKSLEVKEKNHHNKNTNFHMIWLVLLKILLQQGKNSPLKFEATVNTGLDAEHGKFEMLSVSVPCARNKLF from the exons ATGACGTCTGCAATTGGATGGTACGGGCCGTTAGTTGATCTCTGCAAAACCGATCAACACATCGGCGATATCGTTCAGCTTCTCGTCTTTGTTCACCGCTCCACTCCCGTTCAG AGGCCAGAAACGGTCGAGTGCGCATCATTAGTACGTTTAGTCCATCCTTACGGATCTCTTCTCTCAAAAG GTGTAGATGAGTTAATAGAGGAATCTCAAGCAGGGAAAACAACGTTGGAAAAGCTTTGCAAGGTAATAAAATGGGTGCAGCGAGCTAGATCTGCTCTTAACACAATCGGGTCACACAGTTTTGTG AAACCGAGGAACTGGAAATTGCCAAAACAGAGTGAATCtcagaacttgctcttgctttcAGAAGTATTGGGCCTAAGTAATTCCTGTAATGCAATTTTTAATGCATCAATTGGTGAAATTTTCCTACCAATTACCTGGAGAGCACTTGATGACTCTGATATGGAAAAGATGTTTGTCAGCAGGAGGACGACTGAAGATAAAGATAATAGTTTAGCAGAAGATTTTATTTGTCTTGGCTGTCACTTATGTGGTACTCCTATGGTTTCAGAGAACGG GTCTATATGCAAGCAAAGCAATATTTCACTCTATTGCCTGAAAAGCCCAAATCACCTTCATGCAGTAACCTTGATTTACAGGCCCTTTATG TTATATGTCTGGGATGAATCAGAATACCTGCCACTCCTCGTAAGAAACAAGGCTGCAGTAGTGTTGTTTGGAAACATCAGGGCTGAAAGAGTCTACTCATGCTTTAGAGGACAAAACCGTAGTCATAATTCCAACCAAGCATATTTTTGCTGGGAGAATGTAAAGAAAGGATTAGTGGGTTCTTGCTCATCAGATGCAGATAAGAGCCTAGAAGTCAAGGAGAAAAACCACCACAATAAAAACACGAACTTTCATATGATTTGGTTGGTTCTTCTAAAGATATTGTTGCAGCAGGGAAAGAATAGTCCCTTGAAATTTGAAGCAACTGTGAACACCGGCCTAGATGCCGAACACGGGAAGTTTGAAATGCTATCTGTTTCAGTTCCATGCGCCAGAAACAAATTGTTCTAG